The following coding sequences are from one Methanosarcina sp. WWM596 window:
- a CDS encoding NosD domain-containing protein, producing MAFVLALLYLTLSSPAALASNIVIDDDAQPAVSGLYLTSDYTDDAACIQAALDNSKSGDTITIREGDYYIKNRIYQCSKSLNVIGEGKVTLHIQTPEKEVYGIYFCGSFITSKNLSDNAKKGSSQVVLTDASQVRQNDLIKIWKNVKWCPLDYPDQMTGEIYAVKSVNGNVVTLNQPLLRDYSLSETVQTEVYRPIEMHIKNIGIEDTGATMPHHGLVMDYCKDSSVTNSRFSDSGFGAICLYSCFNVDINNNEIYDCLKPGSGYGVNVASGSAFVNIEQNYIKNCRHAITGNSAERKSLNRDVFIANNTLIGADIAGSCVVDAHPVTISYIVTKNKIYPQLPYFFAFLDGTQYSEFTENEIYGGYGAVVRRGNVNDGVHIIKDNIMDGIAGVTYQGGEKGVGDTLIITNNVQNSGEYGVYFPDHESFRNIIVSENTFSNLSKQEVYQKFPINKINLKISDDLVSVENKEAVPAPVKEEEEEEEEEKEVVPASVKEEEEEEEVVDEAVPASVKEEEEEEEVVDEAVPAPVKEEEEEEEEEKEVVPASVKEEEEEEEVVDEAVPASVKEEEEEEEVVDEAVPAPVKEEEEEEEVVVVKAVSASVKEEEEEEVVDEAVPAPVKEEKEEEEEEEEEEEVVDETVPAPETVVNPAIYELTPLDNTQALKEYVECTYKCHVMTKTGLATLLDASMCYWVNGEDEKAISMLKSFIHLAERMKECKQISADEADYMVKETKIILYQMDEGDGTSNVIDEVCDKTKTVCEEKPVCTETKSVCEENSVCEEKLVCEEKSVCEEKSVCEEKSVCEEKLVCEEKPVCDEKPVCDETNSVCDETKTVCEEKPVCDETKTVCEEKPVCTETKSVCDEKPVCTETKSVCDEKPVCEETKSVCDEKLVCDETKSVCEKKPVCDETKSVCEEKPVCTETKSVCTETKPACKPVCEETKSVCTETKPICIETKSVCKLIYKKNREVMPDQSCEVEEAPVKSPEKVKAPAKDCDNGETKTSVKSPEKVKAPAKSCDNEETKTPVKNTEDVEQAPAKDCDNGETKTPVRNIEDVEQSQAKDCDNGETKTPVKSPEKVKAPAKSCDNEETKTSVKNTEDVEQAPAKDCDNGETKTSVKSPEKVKAPAKSCDNEETKTPVKNTEDVEQAPAKDCDNGETKTSVKSPEKVKTPAKSCDNGETKTSVKNTEDVEQAPANDCDNGETKTSEKSPEKVKAPAKSCDNEETKTSVKNTEDVEQAPAKDCDNGETKTPVKSPEKVKAPAKSCDNEETKTPVKNIEDVEQSQAKDCDNGETKTPVKSPEKVKAPAKSCDNEETKTSVKNTEDVEQAPAKDCDNGEIKTPVKNTEDVEQSQAKDCDNGEIKTPVKSPEKVKAPAKSCDNGETKTPVRNTEDVEQSQAKDCDNGETKTSVKNTEDVKQAPTKSPDDKKVSEDNIDQIEAN from the coding sequence AAACCTGTCAGATAACGCTAAAAAGGGTTCATCCCAGGTGGTTTTAACTGATGCTTCTCAGGTTCGTCAGAACGACTTGATTAAGATCTGGAAAAATGTTAAGTGGTGTCCTCTTGATTATCCTGATCAAATGACAGGTGAAATATATGCTGTTAAAAGTGTAAATGGAAATGTCGTCACTTTAAATCAACCACTTCTTAGAGATTACAGCTTGTCCGAGACCGTCCAAACTGAAGTATACAGACCTATTGAAATGCATATAAAGAACATAGGGATAGAGGATACGGGGGCGACAATGCCTCATCATGGACTGGTTATGGACTATTGCAAGGACAGTTCTGTCACTAATTCCCGGTTCAGTGATAGTGGATTTGGGGCTATTTGTCTGTATTCCTGTTTTAATGTGGATATTAATAATAATGAAATATATGACTGTCTTAAGCCCGGCAGTGGATATGGTGTAAATGTGGCTAGCGGTTCGGCTTTTGTCAATATCGAACAGAATTACATAAAGAATTGCAGACATGCTATAACAGGCAATTCAGCTGAACGTAAATCTTTAAATCGAGACGTTTTTATCGCCAATAATACTCTGATAGGGGCAGATATCGCTGGCTCATGTGTTGTTGATGCTCATCCAGTTACTATTAGTTATATAGTCACTAAAAATAAAATATATCCACAGCTTCCGTACTTTTTTGCATTCCTTGACGGTACACAATACTCAGAATTTACCGAGAATGAAATATATGGTGGATATGGGGCAGTCGTTAGAAGAGGCAATGTGAATGATGGAGTGCATATAATAAAAGATAATATTATGGATGGAATCGCGGGGGTTACGTATCAAGGGGGTGAAAAAGGTGTTGGAGATACTCTTATAATTACAAATAATGTTCAAAATAGTGGAGAATACGGAGTTTATTTCCCAGATCACGAAAGTTTCAGGAATATAATAGTAAGTGAGAACACCTTTAGCAATCTTTCAAAACAGGAAGTGTATCAGAAGTTCCCAATAAACAAGATAAACTTAAAAATCTCTGATGATTTAGTTAGTGTAGAAAATAAAGAAGCAGTGCCTGCACCTGTAAAGGAAGAAGAAGAGGAAGAAGAAGAGGAAAAAGAAGTAGTGCCTGCATCTGTAAAGGAAGAAGAAGAGGAAGAAGAAGTAGTGGATGAAGCAGTGCCTGCATCTGTAAAGGAAGAAGAAGAGGAAGAAGAAGTAGTAGATGAAGCAGTGCCTGCACCTGTAAAGGAAGAAGAAGAGGAAGAAGAAGAGGAAAAAGAAGTAGTGCCTGCATCTGTAAAGGAAGAAGAAGAGGAAGAAGAAGTAGTGGATGAAGCAGTGCCTGCATCTGTAAAGGAAGAAGAAGAGGAAGAAGAAGTAGTAGATGAAGCAGTGCCTGCACCTGTAAAGGAAGAAGAAGAGGAAGAAGAAGTAGTTGTGGTTAAAGCAGTGTCTGCATCTGTAAAGGAAGAAGAGGAAGAAGAAGTAGTGGATGAAGCAGTGCCTGCACCTGTAAAGGAAGAAAAAGAGGAAGAAGAAGAGGAAGAAGAGGAAGAAGAAGTAGTGGATGAAACAGTGCCTGCACCTGAAACAGTTGTTAATCCTGCCATCTATGAATTAACGCCTCTTGATAATACACAGGCTCTCAAGGAATATGTGGAATGTACATACAAATGCCATGTGATGACAAAAACAGGGCTGGCTACTCTTCTTGATGCCTCAATGTGTTACTGGGTAAATGGTGAGGATGAAAAAGCCATTTCCATGCTTAAATCCTTTATCCATCTCGCTGAAAGAATGAAGGAATGCAAGCAGATCTCGGCTGATGAAGCGGATTATATGGTAAAGGAAACGAAGATAATTCTTTATCAGATGGATGAAGGAGATGGAACATCCAATGTAATTGACGAAGTCTGCGATAAAACCAAAACAGTCTGTGAAGAAAAACCAGTTTGTACAGAAACCAAATCAGTCTGTGAAGAAAATTCAGTCTGTGAAGAAAAACTAGTCTGTGAAGAAAAATCAGTCTGTGAAGAAAAATCAGTCTGTGAAGAAAAATCAGTCTGTGAAGAAAAACTAGTCTGTGAAGAAAAACCAGTCTGTGATGAAAAACCGGTTTGTGACGAAACAAATTCAGTTTGTGACGAAACCAAAACAGTCTGTGAAGAAAAACCAGTTTGCGACGAAACCAAAACAGTCTGTGAAGAAAAACCAGTTTGTACAGAAACCAAATCAGTTTGTGACGAAAAACCGGTTTGTACAGAAACCAAATCAGTTTGTGACGAAAAACCGGTTTGTGAAGAAACCAAATCAGTTTGTGACGAAAAACTAGTTTGTGACGAAACCAAATCAGTTTGTGAAAAAAAACCGGTTTGTGACGAAACCAAATCAGTTTGTGAAGAAAAACCGGTTTGTACAGAAACCAAGTCAGTTTGCACAGAAACCAAACCAGCCTGTAAACCAGTCTGTGAAGAAACAAAATCAGTTTGTACAGAAACCAAACCAATTTGTATCGAAACCAAATCAGTTTGCAAACTAATTTACAAAAAAAATAGAGAAGTAATGCCAGATCAAAGCTGTGAAGTTGAAGAGGCTCCAGTAAAAAGTCCCGAAAAGGTAAAAGCCCCAGCAAAAGACTGTGACAATGGAGAAACTAAAACTTCAGTAAAAAGTCCCGAAAAGGTAAAAGCCCCAGCAAAAAGCTGTGATAATGAAGAAACTAAAACTCCAGTAAAAAACACTGAAGACGTTGAACAGGCTCCAGCAAAAGACTGCGACAATGGAGAAACTAAAACTCCAGTAAGAAACATTGAAGATGTTGAACAGTCTCAAGCAAAAGACTGCGACAATGGAGAAACTAAAACTCCAGTAAAAAGTCCCGAAAAGGTAAAAGCCCCAGCAAAAAGCTGTGATAATGAAGAAACTAAAACTTCAGTAAAAAACACTGAAGACGTTGAACAGGCTCCAGCAAAAGACTGTGACAATGGAGAAACTAAAACTTCAGTAAAAAGTCCCGAAAAGGTAAAAGCCCCAGCAAAAAGCTGTGATAATGAAGAAACTAAAACTCCAGTAAAAAACACTGAAGACGTTGAACAGGCTCCAGCAAAAGACTGTGACAATGGAGAAACTAAAACTTCAGTAAAAAGTCCCGAAAAGGTAAAAACCCCAGCAAAAAGCTGTGACAATGGAGAAACTAAAACTTCAGTAAAAAACACTGAAGACGTTGAACAGGCTCCAGCAAATGACTGTGACAATGGAGAAACTAAAACTTCAGAAAAAAGTCCCGAAAAGGTAAAAGCCCCAGCAAAAAGCTGTGATAATGAAGAAACTAAAACTTCAGTAAAAAACACTGAAGACGTTGAACAGGCTCCAGCAAAAGACTGTGACAATGGAGAAACTAAAACTCCAGTAAAAAGTCCCGAAAAGGTAAAAGCTCCAGCAAAAAGCTGTGATAATGAAGAAACTAAAACTCCAGTAAAAAACATTGAAGACGTTGAACAGTCTCAAGCAAAAGACTGCGACAATGGAGAAACTAAAACTCCAGTAAAAAGTCCCGAAAAGGTAAAAGCCCCAGCAAAAAGCTGTGATAATGAAGAAACTAAAACTTCAGTAAAAAACACTGAAGACGTTGAACAGGCTCCAGCAAAAGACTGTGACAATGGAGAAATTAAAACTCCAGTAAAAAACACTGAAGACGTTGAACAGTCTCAAGCAAAAGACTGCGACAATGGAGAAATTAAAACTCCAGTAAAAAGTCCCGAAAAGGTAAAAGCCCCAGCAAAAAGCTGTGACAATGGAGAAACTAAAACTCCAGTAAGAAACACCGAAGATGTTGAACAGTCTCAAGCAAAAGATTGTGACAATGGAGAAACTAAAACTTCAGTAAAAAACACTGAAGACGTTAAACAGGCTCCAACAAAAAGCCCTGATGATAAAAAAGTAAGTGAAGATAATATCGATCAGATAGAGGCAAATTAA